ggtggggccacagtgtctcctgacccctcctgtctcagcctccagtatttatgctgcagtagtttatgtgtcggggggctggggtcagtttgttatatctggagtatttctcctgtccaattcggtgtcctgtgtgaatctaagtgtgcattctctaattctctccttctctctctcggaggacctgagccctaggaccatgccccaggactacctgacatgatgactccttgctgtccccagtccacctggtgcgtgctgctgctccagtttcaactgttctaccttattattattcgaccatgctggtcatttatgaacgtttgaacatcttggccatgttctgttataatctccacccggcatagccggcagaggactggccaccccacatatgctctctctaattctctttctttctctctctctcggaggacctgagccctaggaccatgccccaggactacctgacatgatgactccttgctgtccccagtccacctggccgtgctgctgctccagtttcaactgttctgacttattattattcgaccatgctggtcatttatgaacatttgaacatcttggccatgttctgttataatctctacccggcacagccagaagaggactagccaccccacatagcctggttcctctctaggtttcttcctaggttttggcctttctagggagtttttcctaaccaccgtgcttctacacctgcattgcttgctgtttggggttttaggctgggtttctgtacagcactttgagatatcagctgatgtacgaagggctatataaataaatttgatttgatttgatttggttcagaccaggacccaacccagcagccactagtatccgtgggttcagaccaggacccaacccagcagccactagtatccatggtttcagaccaggacccaacccagcagccactagtatccgtgggctcagaccaggacccaacccagcagccactagtatccgagtgctcagaccaggacccaacccagcagccactagtatccgtgggttcagaccaggacccaacccagcagccactagtatccgtgggttcagaccaggacccaacccagcagccactagtatccgtgggttcagaccaggacccaacccagcagccactagtatccgtgggttcagaccaggacccaaccctgcagccactagtatccgtgggttcagaccaggatCCAACCCAGCAGCCACAAGTATCCGTGGGCTCAGACCAGGACacaacccagcagccactagtatccatgggttcagaccaggacccaacccagcagccactagtatccgtgggttcagaccaggacccaacccagcagccactagtatccgtgggttcagaccaggacccaacccagcagccactagtatccgtgggttcagaccaggacccaacccagcagccactagtatccgtgggttcagaccaggacccaacccagcagccactagtatccgtgggttcagaccaggacccaacccagcagccactagtatccatgggttcagaccaggacccaacccagcagccactagtatccgtgggttcagaccaggacccaacccagcagccactagtatccatgggttcagaccaggacccaacccagcagccactagtatccgtgggttcagaccaggacccaacccagcagccactagtatccgtgggttcagaccaggacccaacccagcagccactagtatccgtgggttcagaccaggacccaacccagcagccactagtatccgtgggttcagaccaggacccaacccagcagccactagtatccgtgggttcagaccaggacccaacccagcagccactagtatctgtgggttcagaccaggacccaacccagcagccactagtatccgtgggttcagaccaggaccaGGTCAAACTATGAACCCACGAGGAGCGGGCCCTTTAGAGCAGcttgtctatatctatacctcatgtccctggttaacccaccagtgtgtctatatctatacctcatgtccctggttaaccaggttaacccaccagcgtgtctatatctatacctcatgtccctagttaacccaccagtgtgtctatatctatacctcctgtccctagttaacctggttaacccaccagcgtgTCTATATCTAAACCTCCTGTCCCtagttaacctggttaacccatCAGTGTGActatatctatacctcatgtccctagttaacccaccagtgtgtctatatctatacctcatgtccctagttaacctggttaaccaaccagcgtgtctatatctataactcatgtccctagttaacctggttaacccaccagcgtgtctatatctatatctcatgtccctagttaacctggttaacccaccagcgtgtctatatctatacctcatgtccctagttaacccaccagcgtgtctatatctatacctcctgtccctggttaacctggttaacccaccagcgtgtctatatctatacctcatgtccctggttaacccaccagtgtgtctatatctataacacatgtccctagttaacctggttaacccaccagcgtgtctatatctatacctcctgtccctggttaacctggttaacccaccagcgtgtctatatctatacctcatgtccctggttaacccaccagcgtgtctatatctatacctcatgtccctggttaacctggttaacccaccagtgtgtctatatctatacctcatgtccctagttaacctggtaaacccaccagcgtgtctatatctatacctcctgtccctagttaacctggttaacccaccaacgtgtctatatctatacctcatgtccctagttaacctggttaacccaccagcgtgtctatatctatacctcatgtccctagttaacctggttaacccaccagtgtgtctatatctatacctcctgtccctagttaacctggttaacccaccagtgtgtctatatctataacttatgtccctggttaacccaccagcgtgtctatatctatacctcctgtccctggttaacctggttaacccaccagtgtgtctatatctatacctcatgtccctggttaacctggttaacccaccagtgtgtctatatctatacctcatgtccctggttaacctggttaacccaccagtgtgtctatatctatacctcctgtccctggttaacctggttaacccaccagcgtgtctatatctatacctcatgtccctggtaaacccaccagcgtgtctatatctatacctcctgtccctggttaacctggttaacccaccagtgtgtctatatctataactcatgtccctagttaacctggttaacccaccagtgtgtctatatctatacctcatgtccctggttaacccaccagtgtgtctatatctatacctcctgtccctagttaacctggttaacccaccagtgtgtctatatctatacctcatgtccctggttaacccaccagtgtgtctatatctataactcatgtccctagttaacctggttaacccaccagtgtgtctatatctataactcatgtccctagttaacctggttaacccaccagtgtgtctatatctatacctcatgtccctggttaacccaccagtgtgtctatatctatacctcctgtccctagttaacctggttaacccaccagtgtgtctatatctatacctcatgtccctggttaacccaccagtgtgtctatatctataactcatgtccctagttaacctggttaacccaccagcgtgtctatatctatacctcctgtccctggttaacccaccagtgtgtctatatctacACCTCCTGTCCCTGGTTAACCTGGTAAAACCACCAGcttgtctatatctatacctcctgtCCCTAGTTAACttggttaacccaccagtgtgtctatatctatacctcctgtccctggttaacctggttaacccaccagtgtgtctatatctatacctcatgtccctggttaacccaccagcgtgtctatatctatacctcatgtccctggttaacctggttaacccaccagtgtgtctatatctatacctcctgtccctggttaacccaccagtgtgtctatatctataactcatgtccctggttaacccaccagtgtgtctatatctatacctcatgtccctagttaacctggttaacccaccagcgtgtctatatctatacctcctgtccctagttaacctggtaaacccaccagcgtgtctatatctatacctcctgtccctagttaacctggtaaacccaccagcgtgtctatatctataactcatgtccctagttaacctggtaaacccaccagcgtgtctatatctatacctcctgtccctagttaacctggtaaacccaccagcgtgtctatatctataactcatgtccctagttaacctggttaacccaccagtgtgtctatatctatacctcctgtccctggttaacctggtaaacccaccagcgtgtctatatctatacctcctgtccctggttaacctggtaaacccaccagtgtgtctatatctatacctcctgtccctagttaacctggtaaacccaccagcgtgtctatatctatacctcctgtCCCTGGTTAACCTGGTAAAACCACcagcgtgtctatatctatacctcctgtccctggttaacctggtaaacccaccagtgtgtctatatctatacctcatgtccctggttaacctggttaacccaccagtgtgtctatatctatacctcatgtccctagttaacctggttaacccaccagcgtgtctatatctataactcctgtccctggttaaccaggttaacccaccagtgtgtctatatctataactcatgtccctggttaacctggtaaacccaccagcgtgtctatatctatacctcctgtccctggttaacctggtaaacccaccagtgtgtctatatctatacctcatgtccctggttaacctggttaacccaccagtgtgtctatatctatacctcatgtccctggttaacctggttaacccaccagtgtgtctatatctatacctcctgtccctagttaacctggttaacccaccagtgtgtctatatctatacctcctgtccctagttaacctggttaacccaccagtgtgtctatatctatacctcctgtCCCTGGTTAACCTGGTAAAACCTAGCCTCCAGTATATTTGTGCTGTATGGTCAGTGTCTGACAACATCAGTGGCTAAAAGCAGTGTTTTATCTATTTAACTTGGGGAAATATCGTTTTCTAAGGTGCCATTTCTGAGTGCTTAGAGTTCCCGACCTGGACTGAGGCACGGTCTTATCGACGAAGAGGAAGATGGCCTTCTCCGAGGGCAGCTGGATGCGTTTCCTGATGATCCACATGAACTGGGCCACCGTGATGTCAGAGGGGACCAAATACTTCCTCTTGTCGATGTCCACAATCTGAGACCCAGACACCTTCTCCACGATCACCTacaaaacagacaacacagagtcaTGTCATATTGGATGTTTGTAAGTGTTCACGTAAATTGCCCTCCTGGAACAATAAAGATTGACTGAATTGAAAGATATGACAGCGTAGGGATGTGCATCTTTCCCTTTCAAGACGATTCGATACACATCTAGATAcagggactccaacaccatagagGAACCATATATATCTAGATAcagggactccaacaccatagagGAACTATATGGATCTAGATAcagggactccaacaccatagagGAACCATATATATCTAGATAcagggactccaacaccatagagGAACCATATGGATCTAGATAcagggactccaacaccatagagGAACCATATGGATCTAGATAcagggactccaacaccatagagGAACCATATGGATCTAGATAcagggactccaacaccatagagGAACCATATGGATCTAGATAcagggactccaacaccatagagGAACCATATGGATCTAGATAcagggactccaacaccatagagGAACCATATGGATCTAGATAcagggactccaacaccatagagGAACCATATGGATCTAGATAcagggactccaacaccatagagGAACCATATGGATCTAGATAcagggactccaacaccatagagGAACCATATGGATCTAGATAcagggactccaacaccatagagGAACCATATGGATCTAGATAcagggactccaacaccatagagGAACCATATGGATCTAGATAcagggactccaacaccatagaCGAACCATATGGATCTAGATAcagggactccaacaccatagagGAACCATATATATCTAGATAcagggactccaacaccatagagGAACCATATATATCTAGATAcagggactccaacaccatagagGAACCATATGGATTTAGATAcagggactccaacaccatagagGAACTATATGGATCTAGATAcagggactccaacaccatagagGAACCATATATATCTAGATAcagggactccaacaccatagagGAACCATATGGATCTAGATAcagggactccaacaccatagagGAACCATATGGATCTAGATAcagggactccaacaccatagagGAACTATATGGATCTAGATAcagggactccaacaccatagagGAACCATACACATCTAGATAcagggactccaacaccatagagGAACCATATGGATCTAGATAcagggactccaacaccatagagGAACCATACACATCTAGATAcagggactccaacaccatagagGAACCATATGGATCTAGATAcagggactccaacaccatagagGAACCATATGGATCTAGATAcagggactccaacaccatagagGAACCATATGGATCTAGATAcagggactccaacaccatagagGAACCATATATATCTAGATAcagggactccaacaccatagagGAACCATATGGATTTAGATAcagggactccaacaccatagagGAACTATATGGATCTAGATAcagggactccaacaccatagagGAACCATATATATCTAGATAcagggactccaacaccatagagGAACCATATGGATCCAGATAcagggactccaacaccatagagGAACCATATGGATCTAGATACAGGGACTCCAAGAACGTATGTTGTCGAAACGTATTTTTAAATAATTAAAGCTGAAATGGTTTGAgtcgataagtattcaacccctttactgGCTCGCCTAAATAAGGTTCAGGAGGAACAATgggtttaacaagtcacataatcagttgcatggactcattctgtgtgcaataatagtgtttaacatgatttttgaatgactacctcatcgctgtaccccacacatacaagtaTCTGTACGGTCCCTCAGTAGAGCAGTGGATTTGAAACACAGAtccaactacaaagaccagggatgttttccaatacctaacaaagaagggcacctattggtagatgggggtaaaaacatatatttttttaaatcagactATTGAATATCCCGTTGAGCCTGGTGTAATTATCAATAACAcattagatggtgtatcaatacacccagagatacagagatacagagatacaggcatccttcctaactcagtgtatcaatacacccagagatacagagatacagtcactacagagatacagtcactacagagatacagtcactacagagatacagtcactacagagatacagagatacagtcactacagagatacagtcactacagagatacagagatacagtcaCTACATAGATAcagtcactacagagatacagtcactacagagatacagagatacagtcactacagagatacagtcactacagagatacagtcactacagagatacagagatacagtcaCTACATAGATAcagtcactacagagatacagacactacagagatacagagatacagtcactacagagatacagagatacagtcactacagagatacaggcgtccttcctaacgcagttgctggagaggaaatACATTTCCCAGGGATTTCAACACGAGGCCAATAGGGACTTTAAAACAGCTacggagtttaatggctgtgataggagaaaactgaggatgggatcaacaacattgtagttactccacaatactaacctaattgatagaatgaaaagaaggaagtcttgtacagaataaaaaatattccaaaacatgcatcctgtttgcaacaaggtgcTAAACTAATACTGCAAAACCTGTGCCAAAGCCACTTACTATTTGTCCTGATTACAAATGGTTATGTTTGGAGCgaatccaatacaacacactactgagtaccactctccatagttacaagcatagtggtggctgcatcatgtttgcTTGTCATCTTTAAGGACTAGGGAGttattcaggataaaaagaaacagatggagctaagcacaggcaaaatcctagaggacaatctggttcagtctgcttactagacactggggggggggttgctttccactagatactgGGGGGGTTGCTTTCCACTAGACACTGGGGGGGGTTGCTTTCCACTAGACACTGGGGGGGggttgctttccactagatactgGGGGGggttgctttccactagatactgGGGGGGTGCTTTCCACTAGACACTGGGGGGAGggttgctttccactagatactgGGGGGGTTGCTTTCCACTAGACACTGGGGGGGGGGtttgctttccactagatactgGGGGggttgctttccactagatactgGGGGGGTGCTTTCCACTAGACACTGGGGGGGGggttgctttccactagatactggggggggggggttgctttccactagatactgGGGggttgctttccactagatactgGGGggttgctttccactagatactgGGGGGGTTGCTTTCCACTAGACACTGGGGGggttgctttccactagatactgGGGGggttgctttccactagatactgGGGGGggttgctttccactagatactggggggggggggggggttgctttccaccagacactgggagatgaattcaccattcagcaggataataacctaaaacacaaggccaaatctacactggggggttgctttccactagacactggggggggggggttaccaggaggagagggaacgtgaggggggggggttgcttACCAGGAGGAGAGGGAACGTGAGGGGGGGGGTTGCTTACCAGGAGGAGAGGGAACGTGAGGGGGAGGGGGTTGCTTACCAGGAGGGGAGGGAACGTGAGGGGGGGGAACGTGCGTAGTTGAGGTACAGTTTTGACAAAATCATTCTGAAAatggcaacaaaaaaaatggTTGTCTGgcgatgatcaacaaccaatttgacagagcttgaagaattttgaaataataaatgggcaaatattgtacaatccaggtgtgcaatgatctcagtccaggggtctgaaggcactgcatgtcTTTATTTCctttaaattacatttaaaaacacgttttcactttgtcattacggtgtgtagatgggtgagatttaaaaaaatatattctttccattttgaattcaagctgtaacaagaaaacgtggaataaatcaaggggtatgaataccttctgaaggctctgtacatgCAATTTGACACGAATGATGAGCTGCATTTTCAGAAGATAGAAATAATATAATATGATGCAAAAAGTTTTAAATTAATGTGAACCGGCGATTCCTAATGTTTTCTGACCGATGCTATGCTACATTTGGATCGGTTTGGGGTCCActtgtgtcacgacttcctcaaaagtcggtccctctccttgttcggccgGCCTTCGAGccaccgccgatccacttttcattttccatttgttctgtctttgtcttaAATCACACCTGGCTTTACTCAACCAATgacttgtttattatttaaccctctgttcccccatgttttgtttgtgagtgattgtttattgtGATTCGGTCCGTCTTTGTGGGCTCGTGATGTCACTTTGTATATTTGTCttttttgagtaaagtacattggttactcatatctgctgtcctgcgcctgactctctacaccagctacacccagGGCCTTTACAACTGGTTTCTTAAACATTTGAATTGGGGACCGATGTGCAACCATTACAGCCTGATGAGACAGGCATTAAAAAAAATCACTGTTACATTGTAATAAATATGTTATAACGATGCGTGAAACACTTCTATAAAGTTATTTTAACAACAAAATCCCGCTGTACCTAATATCATTAATAACCATTAGACGTAGGAGTTAGCATAGCAGGGCTCAGGGCTAAATGGACATTCCTTCGGTCCCTACAGAGGTCGGTAAATCATTTTCTGTACCTTACCTGAAATAATGTGCCTCTCGGGCAATTCAGACTGATTTGAGGAGCCTTTGTGCTTAGTTTCTATTAtagtgttttcgttatatatctGTTTTGCATTTCATATTGATGTGTTTATTTTCATCTGTAAAAGAGGCattggtctcagcatgactccctgtcaaaataaaaggtacaacaacacatccaacacccAGTGAAAACCCGTCTCACTCACCGGAACCCTATCTGGGTACTTGCTGCGTATTTTGGCCGACTCTATACACCGATGTTCTGTTGAGAAGAAGAGATGGATTGAGAGATGTTGTGAAGGGTGTTACACTGTAATACAACATGTTTCAACCCCTCCTAGCTACCGGGAGGGTAGGCGTTATGCTCCAGCCTTTACTCTAAACCAGCTGATTCAGCTAATCAAGAACCTTAAGAGCCACTCAGATTAGTAGAATAGGCCGGTGGGTTGCCCCCCTGACCTACTCAGTTCACCAAAGAGCAGGGTTGTGTCCcaaaatcccccccccctcccccattccctgcgtagtgcactacttttaaccaaggctctggtcaaaagtagtgcactatatagggaatagggttccatttggaactcAATCTCTTGGGTGGCTGTGACAGGAGGATCAACATTTGACAAGAGGTCACATGACGTTGCCTGACCGAGATCCACAGGCATCAGCAGCAGCTGTTGGACACCAGATGCACTCTGGGTAATCACTAGCAAAAGCTGCCAATTCACTGGGCTAAATATGTCAATATTTCCCCTAGGCTACTTCTCTATGTGTCAATCTAACACATAAGCCATACAGGTGTGGCCTATATCCAAATTATGTAACAAAAGGGAAAAGAGAACTCTGGAATAGACTTt
This genomic stretch from Oncorhynchus masou masou isolate Uvic2021 unplaced genomic scaffold, UVic_Omas_1.1 unplaced_scaffold_1051, whole genome shotgun sequence harbors:
- the LOC135528859 gene encoding gamma-aminobutyric acid receptor-associated protein-like 2, with the protein product MKWMFKEDHSLEHRCIESAKIRSKYPDRVPVIVEKVSGSQIVDIDKRKYLVPSDITVAQFMWIIRKRIQLPSEKAIFLFVDKTVPQSSITMGQLYEKEKDEDGFLYVAYSGENTFGV